One window from the genome of Halictus rubicundus isolate RS-2024b unplaced genomic scaffold, iyHalRubi1_principal scaffold0656, whole genome shotgun sequence encodes:
- the LOC143364536 gene encoding zinc finger BED domain-containing protein 4-like, producing the protein MCESRASEDMEVVVAGCSDMNDSEAVETYRSSRSKSDVWQHFLKIGRGEAQCNICDKKFKLKYGNTSSLLRHLKAVHGSVIHLPTTTQIETESVKDKNIAYFDKNSSRSKQLTEGIAQIIALDLQPYSIVDDIGFRSFINIVEPRYEIPSRTTFSRRIIPKMYEDLQSKIKNEIST; encoded by the coding sequence AGCCGTGCAAGCGAAGATATGGAAGTCGTGGTCGCAGGATGTAGTGACATGAATGATAGTGAAGCCGTGGAGACATATCGATCTAGTCGATCCAAAAGTGATGTCTggcagcattttttaaaaattggtcgTGGAGAAGCACAATGTAATATTTGTGataagaaatttaaattaaaatacggCAATACCAGCTCACTACTGCGCCATTTGAAAGCTGTGCATGGTAGTGTAATTCATTTGCCCACGACCACGCAAATCGAAACTGAATCtgttaaagataaaaatattgcatacttcgacaaaaattcaagtagATCGAAGCAACTTACAGAAGGAATTGCACAAATTATTGCATTGGATTTGCAACCGTACTCCATAGTGGACGACATTGGATTTCGGTCTTTTATTAATATCGTAGAACCGAGGTATGAAATTCCTTCACGGACCACGTTTTCACGGAGGATCATACCCAAAATGTATGAAGATTtacaatcaaaaataaaaaacgaaatATCTACAG